The Aneurinibacillus migulanus genome contains the following window.
TAACAGGAAATAAATAAGCTGCATGATGAAGTACACTACAATGACGAGCAAACCATAATTCCACACACTGATGGCAAGAATGTCACCCAATGTTTTCAGCGCAAATGCAGCATGGATACTGCCGATGAGAAACGGAAGGAAGAAAATAATCCCGATCTGGACTGTGGCGATTCGCTTTAATTCTTCTTCCGTCATACCGATGCGGCTGAGCGCCATATTCTGCGCACGATCTTCCTGTAGCTCCGTAAACAACCGAAAATAAATCATGCTGCCGGCAGCGATAAAGAACAGGATCGCGACAAATACGCCGAGGAATAAAGTCAGTGCATAACTATCACGTTCCTCCAAATACGGTTCAATACGCGTAGCAATGTCCTTTTGCCAGGACGGCGGCAGCTCGCTCCGAACGAGCGTCATAAGTTGTTTCGTCTTTTGCCATTTTTCTGCATTCAGCACGCTGTACACGTGGCGCGATGAAGGCGGCACTTGTGCATGCAAGGCAGCAAAATCACTATCAGGCAGTACAATCGTGTATGTGAACAAATTCAGGTTCGTTCCTGCACGCTGTTCTTTAAGCTTCGCAGTTTCTGAAACTGCACCGGATGTGAATGTAATAGCTGTATCAACAGGATAAACCGGATCAGTAAGCTGCCTGTAAGGCGTAAGCAGTAGCATCTCTCCGGATTCAAGCTGTATTGTTGGTGTTCCCAGACGTTCCGCACGATGATTAAAATCACGGACAGACAACACATGCGCTTCTTCTGGCTGACGGAATGGTGGTACATTTCCCGATACCTTCGTCACGACTTTCATTGTCAGCATGATTATTCGTTCCGGTGTATTCACACCGATCCCCTCCTTAGACGCAGCAGAGGACACAGCCTGTTCAAATCTGGCGGCATCGTCTTCATTTTTTGCTAGAAAGCTAAACGTGTCAGGCACATTCAGTTCCGCCCACTGCTTCATGCCCGCAAACATCGTATAAAACGTGCCACTAGCCGTAAGGACGACCGCACTTAGAATGGCAACGGAGAACAATACACGCGCATTGTCTTTCAGCTTAAATATGAGCTGGGAGACGATAAGCAGATTCGTTCGGTTGTAAAACAGACGACGATTGTGGCGCAGACGATATAAAATGGCGATACTGCCCTGTGTAAATAGAAAATACGTACCAATAATGGTGGCAACTAAAATAGGCAGCATCAGGATAAATAAGTAGTCCTTCCCCCCCCACCAGGCCATGCCATAGCCGGCACCCAGGCAGAACAACGAGAACAAGATGAGCCACTTCGAGTAGACAGGCATCTGCTTCGGCTGACGGGCAACACGCAAAAGCTCGATAATCGGCGTCCTGCCCACCCGCCAGAGCGGAACAAGAAATAACAATTGCGAAAGAATAAAAAAGCTGAGAAAGGTTAAACCGAGTGCTTCGGGCGCAATGATGAAGGCCAGCGGCTCGGGCATTTCAAGAAGTACATCAAGCACCATGAAAAATAGCTTGGTAAACAGGAACCCAAGCCCTATACCTGTGCCGATAGACAGAACACTAATGATGATGCTCTCATATATAAGTAGCCGATTAAGCTGGGGCTGACTCATACCAAGCAGATTCAGCAAGCCGAATTCTTTTTTGCGTGCCGTCAAAAATGCGGAGCTTGAATACAGCATGAAGAAGAACGAAAAAATGATAATGATGTACTCCGCCAGAATCATTCCCCGTCGAACGGATGGCCTGAAATGGGCTGTAGCTACGTCCGGATGAAAAATAAATGCCGCATACATAAAAAAGATCATCACAATACATACGGTACTGGCGTAATACGTCAGATAACGGTACAGATTCCCCTTTATATTGCTACGAGCGATCCGGCGAAACGTCATAAGCGCTTCCTCCTAGCATGGACAATGTATCAAGGATCTGCTGAAAAAACACTTGTCGACTTGTACCGCGGCGGATTTCCGTGAACAGCTCACCATCCTTAATGAATACGATACGCTCACAGAAGCTTGCAGCGAATGGATCGTGTGTCACCATAAGAATGGTGGCGTTCTTTTCTTCATTCAAACTTCGCAGTGATTCCAGTACATCGTTTGCTGCTTTGGAATCAAGATTACCTGTCGGCTCATCGGCCAGCAGAATCGCCGGGTTATGAATAAGCGCACGTGCTGCAGCAGCACGTTGCTGTTGTCCTCCTGAAATTTCGTATGTACGTTTATTAAGAATACTTTCAATGTTTAACAGGCTTGCAATATCGGTTGCCCGCTGCTCAATTTCCTTCTCTCCTATTCCGTCCAGCGCGAGTGGAAGAATGATATTTTCTTTTACAGACAACGTATCGAGCAAGTTAAAATCCTGAAAAATAAAGCCCAGTTGACGTCGACGAAACAAAGCCAGCTCTCTTTTTTTAAGCTGATATGGATTTACTCCGTTAATTTCCAGTGTTCCAGATGTTGGTCGATCGATTGTGGCCAGCAGGTTAAGCAATGTTGTTTTTCCGCTACCAGATGGTCCCATCACGCCGACAAACTCTCCGGCTTCTACCTGTAGACTAACTTCGTTAAGCGCTTTGTAGCTCAGCATGCTTTTTTTTGTTCCATATATTCGGGTCAGCGCGTGTGCACGCAGTACCTCCATTCTTTCTCCTCCTCTTGTTCTCGTTTCGCTTTCGTACGGTAAGTATAGAACAAGAAAACATAAGGTCCTATTGATCTTTCTTGCAAAATAAACATAAAATCTTACAGTTTTGTCATGTTTGCATCATGGTAGAGATGCGCGCGCTCATAAAAAGATACGGTAACCTCTGTTCCTTTGCCATGCTCGGATGTAACAGCAAGTCCATGTCCAAGACGATCACAAATCTGCTTGGATAAATAAAGCCCCATCCCGGTCGATTCAGCAAAAGCACGCCCGTTCTCTCCCGTAAAGAATGCATCAAATACGCGCGAAACGTCCTGCGGAGGAATGCCGACCCCTTCGTCGCTGATGCGTACATGCCAGCCCTGATCATTCTGAAACAAAACCACCCGCACGATTTTCGATCGCTTATCCGCCCTAGACGAATATTTGATACTATTAGTAAGCAATTGTTGGAAAACAAAGCGAATCCATTTCTCGTCTGTCTCTACAATAACTTCTTCCTGATCCGCTTCTAGCTTTGGAAAAATGGAAGTCCTGATAAAAAGCTTTTTGTACTCGTGGATAAGCGACCGCAGCATATGTACGATGGATGTTTTGCGAGGTACAAAGTCTTTTTCAAACAAATCGAGGCGCGCGTTGTATAGCATCATATCGAGACCGTGTGCAAGCTTTTCGTTTTCTTCTTGAAGGCTCGTTAACCACCGGTACGGGTCATTATCCCGTGAGCCATTATTCGCTTGCTGCAGCAGCAAATCGATGACCGAAACAGGGGTCTTCATCTGGTGAACCCAACGCTGAACGAAATGGCGGTGCTGCTCCTGTTGCTTCCGATAACGAAAAAGTTCCTGCTTATAGTGGGCGTGCTGCCGTTCTAACAATCTCTCGAAAATCCACTGTTCCCGTGTACAGGCTCCTTGTATATACATGTCTTCAAAAGAAGGCTCCCCTGTATAAAGCCGATCGCACTTATGATAAAACGGACGCTGCCGTATGTAATCAAACACAAGTACAAAAAAAAGGCCTGTACACGATAAAAGAATAATATAGAAAACAATCGAAGACGAAAGCGGTTGGTGGGAATGGAACAAGCTAAGTTGGATGACAAGTAGAATCACAAACAGATTGATGGCGTACAACAACAAATAGGCAAGCCGATCAAGTAAAAAGGTTCTAATATTCATTGTCCGTCCTCCCAATTCGTTACCAAACGATAGCCTTGACTGCGCTTCGTCTCAATAGCATTCCGGATGCCAAGTTCGCCCAGCCGCCTGCGAACCCTTGTAACATTGACAGACAACGTGTTATCGTCGACAAACTCTACATCATCCCACAGCACCTCTAATAATTCCTCTCTTGATACGATTTGGTTCGCTTTTTGGGCAAGGCAGCTAAAGAGACGAAATTCCTTCTTGCTGAGTTCGCTACGCATCCCTTTCCACTCCACGACATTCTGATCACTGTAAAGATATAGACCGCGCACATGATAAACATTGCGGGTAGCAAGGTCGCTCCCGGCATACTCCCCGTATGTTCGACGCAGTAAACTTTTAATCTTGGACATGACAATTTCGAGGTGAAACGGCTTGGTGATATAGTCGTCTCCCCCGTTTTCAATTGCCATTACCTGATCCATTTCCCCTGTACGCGCTGAAATAAAAATGATGGGCACATTAGAGAGAGTGCGAATTTGCCGGCACCAGTAGAATCCATCATAATAGGGGAGGTTAATATCCAGCAGAACCAAATCCGGGCGCACCTCTATGCATTCCTGTTTTACCCCGCGGTAATCCTGGGCTTGCACTACTTCATAGTCATATCTGGTAAGATAATCATGCAGAATAGAAGCGATTTTCGGATCATCTTCAATAATAAAAATTCGATACATACAATCACCTGCATCTATTAAGATAGTAAATGGTACGAATTGCTATAAAGAAAAGTTGCATCGCTATCATAATATAAGTGGAAATTGCGTTCTGCAACCTAAGTTGTTACCATAAAGCCAAACTTCCATCAGCTTAAGGTTCTTCACCTCCCTGCTGATGTGTACCATGGAGGAACAAATGAAGGTAAGTATACTTGATCAATCTCCAATTTCAAGCGGAAGCAGCGCCGTAGAAGCACTAGCTCAAACCGCTCATCTTTTGCAAAGAGCAGAACAACTTGGCTATACACGCTACTGGGTCGCCGAACATCATGGAATGGAGCATCTGGCCAATCCTTCACCTGAAGTGTTACTTGGCCAACTTGGCGCTATTACTTCTACCATCCGCATCGGTTCAGGTGCGGTTCTGCTGCCGCATTATAGTCCATATGAGTAAGAAAAGAAGGAAGGGCGGTGGGCGGGAGCGGTTGGAAAAAGACACGCTGGCCTTTTTTCTGCCGGAGCGCAGGGCGTATCCATCCTCTTCTTTCTCCATCCCTCCTCCTTCCAACCACGCTACCCTATCAAAATATTAAGTGTAACTTATATAGTTGTTGGTAAAAGTCACTGTATTAAAGAACTTTTACTGACAACTATGAAGAGCAAAATAATGCAGTGACGTATCGTTTCTTATGGTCGGCTGGCCACTGCCTGATGTAGTCTGGCTATACCTTCCTCTATCTCCTCCGGCTTCAAATGCCCATAGCCCAGGATAAGCCGATTGTTATGCCTTCCTTTTTCAATTGCATGATCTTCTACCGGATATATGCGTATTCCAAAATACAGCATCTTCTCAAGCACTTCTTTTGAAAATAGGCATCCCTGAAATTCTACGACAAGATGCAAGCCTGTTGACTCTCCAAAAATCTTAATTTGTTCAGAGAATGTCGTCTTCAGGCAACGGATTAAGACATCCCTCCGACTTCTATATAGTTTCTTCATCCTGGCAATATGCCGTTCCAAGTAACCTTCGTCAATAAAACGTGCGAGAATCAACTGATCCAAAGAAGGCGTATGAAGATCCGTAAACCACTTCAGCCTCCGGCAGCTTTCGATAAGTTGCGGAGGAAGGATAATATATCCCATCCGAAGGGCCGGCGATAAAATTTTACTGAATGAGCCAATATAAATAACACGCTCCAACTCTAACCCCTGCAATGAACTCACCGGTGGTCCTTCGTATCGAAACTCGCTATCATAGTCATCCTCGACAATATAGCTCCCCACTTCTCTCGCATAGTTGATTAGCTCGATCCGCCGTTGTATCGGCAAGGTTCCTCCTAATGGAAACTGGTGAGAAGGTGTAACAAAGACAAACTTGGGGCTTTTGTTTTCGGGTAACAGGAAGGTCTTCATACCATGCTCGTCTACTGGTACAGGATACAGGGAAGCGCCTTGTGATGCAAAAATCATCTGAATATCATTCGTGATTGGATCTTCCATAATTACTTCATCGCCTGCTGACAAAAACAGCTTTGCGACAAGGGTTAATGCCTGTGTCGCTCCAGATGTAATCACAAGCTGTTCCGGATGACAATACACGCCCCTTGTTTTTAATAAATAGCGAGACAGCACTTCTCTTAATTCCGGGCGTCCTTCTGGAATATCGTATCCAAATGCAGAAGGGGACGCTTCATTCCATATACTGTGAGACAATTTCGCCCATGTCTTACGCGGAAATAAATCCAACTCCGGTATTCCAGATCGAAAACTAATAACATTGCTGTGCTTATTCTCATCCTGACAGCGATACACAAAAGACGGCACATGCATTTTTTTGTGTTCTGTCAAATACGTTCCTGCGGCAACAAATGTACCTGAACCTCTTCGCGTTTCGATGAACCCTTCCGCAAGCAATTGATCGTATGCCTCTAAAATTACGTTTCTGGACACATCTAAATCAGACGCCAATTCTCGTGTGGATGGTAATTTATACCCCGCATGCAATTCTCCATTCAAAATCCGCTCCCGTATGTGCTGATACACTTGCCGAATCAATGGGATGTCTACTGACCGATTAATTGGTATCCAAAGCATATCCATTTATTCCTCTCTTCACTAAAAGTGGTACTATCAAAATTTATAATAAGCGGTACTAACTTAGACCATTCTACCATGCTACAGTTAAGTCAGTTCAGGAAGAAAGGGTGAATGGGATGTTAACTCCACAAGTTCAAGCAGCGCAGGCACTTAAATCAATTGCACGAAGCGAGCACATCAAATCATACCTCCAACAATCGGAGGAACTGTATCCGTTGGTTTTGCAAGCGGCAAAACGATTCATAACGGGAGAAAGCAGACAGGATGGAATCACCGTAGCGAAAGAAATGATAAGAAAAGGATACGCGGTTTCACTAGAATACATAGGTGAAAACATAAAAGGTGCAGGGGAATGTCATGAAGCCAAAGAAGAGTTTTTGCAGCTTATCGAAGAGATGGGGGCTGCATCCATAAACCAGACCGTTTCGCTCGACTTATCTCATATCGGACTGCTAGTGGACACTGAAATAACTTATACTCATCTCGTAGAGTTAGCCGAGAAAGCAAAATCATACAATATCACAGTGATGGTTAGCATGGAGGAATCCTCTAAAACGGACGATATTCTTGACATCTACAAGAGAGCAGTCAGGCACTATTCCAATGTAGGTATAAGCATACAGGCGCATTTATATCGCTCAGTTCAGGATCTTCATGAATTGATGAATTATCCAGGGAAAATACGAATTGTTAAAGGGGCATATCAGGAGCCTTGCAATGTAGCTATTCCCAGATCAAAGGAATTAAATGATCGCTACCTCCAGCTTGTAGAACAAGTGATGGAAGCAAATCATCCATTATCCATAGCTACCCATGATGAGTCGCTGATTCAGCAAATAGAGCAGCGTCACTGTCTTGCCCGTTCACATGTAGAGGTAGAAATGCTCTACGGTATACGTCCTGATTTATTAAAGAATGCAAAAGATAACGGGTATACAGCAAGAATGTATTTAACATACGGACAAGAATGGTATTTGTATCTGTGCCATCGACTTGCGGAATATCCGGAAAATCTGTACCTTGCCTTGACGGACATGATTGGGCCACCCGCAACAGATAAGTATGGTAGCTATTAAATGAAAAAATGATGACTCGTATAAAAACCGCGATCACCGTGGTTACGATTCTCCCGCTATTTACAAGCAGGAGAATCGTTATTTTGTATCCGCATGTTCTATTCAGATTTCTCTTTTGCTCCCACATCCGGAAAATCTGTCTTTTCAGTAAAAACGTCATGAATCTGCGAGGGCACTGTCGATGGCTGTACCGTTGTCACGGCCGGGGCTTCCTTCTTTCCCGCCAAGCTCTTAACAAGTTGTTCGAGGTCTAAGCCGGACACATCCTTAACCATTTGCGGCGCGGTTGCCATAAGCGATGTAACATAGTTGCTCACACGAGCTGCGCCATCGCCTTTCCCAGTATCTACTACCGTTAATTTTTCGATATTGCCCATCGGTTCGGCAATCTTGCCCGCCAGCTCTGGTAGCATCTTCACGATAATATCAAGCACAGCTGCCTCACCGAACTTCTGGAACGCTTCGGCAAGCTTCTCTTTCGCCTCCGCTTCAGCCAGACCTCTCAGGCGCACAACCTCCGCTTCCGCCGAACCTTTAGCACGCTCCGCTTCGGCAATCGCCAGACCATCCAAACGCTTCTGTTCGGCCATCGCTTTTGCTTCTGCCTCAATACGATATTTATGTGCGTCCGCTTCCCGCATCCGCTTCGCTTTCTCCGCTTCCGCTGCCTGTTCGACCGCATAGCGATCAGCGTCTGCTTTCTTCTTCACTTCTGCATCATATTGCTTCTCACGACGTAGAATCTCTTTCTCTTCCAGGTCGATTTCCCGTTCTTTACGCACTAGCTCGACCCTCATTTGTTCTTCTACTACCGACTGTTTGGAACGCGCCTCCTGAACGAAGTACGCTTGGTCCGCTTCGGCTTTGGCCATGTCTTGATCTTTTTTGAATGATGCGACCTTCAATTCCTTTTCCTTGGACGCTTCCGCAATGTTCGTATCACGCAGAAGCTCCGCTTTCTGTCCTTCCTCTTCTGCCAATGCTTTCTTAATGCGAGAATCACGAACAGCCTCTGCCTCAGCAATGTCAGCATCGCGCTTTACTGCTGCGATGCGAGGCCGTCCCAAGGCATCGAGATAGCCGTGTTTATCCCGTACATCTTTAATAGTGAAAGAGACGATTTGCAAGCCCATCTTTTTTAAATCTTTTGCAGCCACGCCCTGCACTTCCTGTGCGAAACGATCCCGATTA
Protein-coding sequences here:
- a CDS encoding FtsX-like permease family protein, translating into MTFRRIARSNIKGNLYRYLTYYASTVCIVMIFFMYAAFIFHPDVATAHFRPSVRRGMILAEYIIIIFSFFFMLYSSSAFLTARKKEFGLLNLLGMSQPQLNRLLIYESIIISVLSIGTGIGLGFLFTKLFFMVLDVLLEMPEPLAFIIAPEALGLTFLSFFILSQLLFLVPLWRVGRTPIIELLRVARQPKQMPVYSKWLILFSLFCLGAGYGMAWWGGKDYLFILMLPILVATIIGTYFLFTQGSIAILYRLRHNRRLFYNRTNLLIVSQLIFKLKDNARVLFSVAILSAVVLTASGTFYTMFAGMKQWAELNVPDTFSFLAKNEDDAARFEQAVSSAASKEGIGVNTPERIIMLTMKVVTKVSGNVPPFRQPEEAHVLSVRDFNHRAERLGTPTIQLESGEMLLLTPYRQLTDPVYPVDTAITFTSGAVSETAKLKEQRAGTNLNLFTYTIVLPDSDFAALHAQVPPSSRHVYSVLNAEKWQKTKQLMTLVRSELPPSWQKDIATRIEPYLEERDSYALTLFLGVFVAILFFIAAGSMIYFRLFTELQEDRAQNMALSRIGMTEEELKRIATVQIGIIFFLPFLIGSIHAAFALKTLGDILAISVWNYGLLVIVVYFIMQLIYFLLSRHMYFRQIHRAG
- a CDS encoding sensor histidine kinase, which translates into the protein MNIRTFLLDRLAYLLLYAINLFVILLVIQLSLFHSHQPLSSSIVFYIILLSCTGLFFVLVFDYIRQRPFYHKCDRLYTGEPSFEDMYIQGACTREQWIFERLLERQHAHYKQELFRYRKQQEQHRHFVQRWVHQMKTPVSVIDLLLQQANNGSRDNDPYRWLTSLQEENEKLAHGLDMMLYNARLDLFEKDFVPRKTSIVHMLRSLIHEYKKLFIRTSIFPKLEADQEEVIVETDEKWIRFVFQQLLTNSIKYSSRADKRSKIVRVVLFQNDQGWHVRISDEGVGIPPQDVSRVFDAFFTGENGRAFAESTGMGLYLSKQICDRLGHGLAVTSEHGKGTEVTVSFYERAHLYHDANMTKL
- a CDS encoding ABC transporter ATP-binding protein, with the protein product MEVLRAHALTRIYGTKKSMLSYKALNEVSLQVEAGEFVGVMGPSGSGKTTLLNLLATIDRPTSGTLEINGVNPYQLKKRELALFRRRQLGFIFQDFNLLDTLSVKENIILPLALDGIGEKEIEQRATDIASLLNIESILNKRTYEISGGQQQRAAAARALIHNPAILLADEPTGNLDSKAANDVLESLRSLNEEKNATILMVTHDPFAASFCERIVFIKDGELFTEIRRGTSRQVFFQQILDTLSMLGGSAYDVSPDRS
- a CDS encoding response regulator transcription factor — translated: MYRIFIIEDDPKIASILHDYLTRYDYEVVQAQDYRGVKQECIEVRPDLVLLDINLPYYDGFYWCRQIRTLSNVPIIFISARTGEMDQVMAIENGGDDYITKPFHLEIVMSKIKSLLRRTYGEYAGSDLATRNVYHVRGLYLYSDQNVVEWKGMRSELSKKEFRLFSCLAQKANQIVSREELLEVLWDDVEFVDDNTLSVNVTRVRRRLGELGIRNAIETKRSQGYRLVTNWEDGQ
- a CDS encoding flotillin family protein, translating into MLVGLGVLTVPIIVVVILVVLGLAFWARYKTVGPDEAMIVTGTFLGSKSVVTDESGRSIKIVRGGGAFILPIFQSAEFISLLSHKLDISTPEVYTEQGVPVMADGVAIIKIGSSIEDVSTAAEQFMGKPIEALKSEAQEVLEGHLRAILGSMTVEEVYRNRDRFAQEVQGVAAKDLKKMGLQIVSFTIKDVRDKHGYLDALGRPRIAAVKRDADIAEAEAVRDSRIKKALAEEEGQKAELLRDTNIAEASKEKELKVASFKKDQDMAKAEADQAYFVQEARSKQSVVEEQMRVELVRKEREIDLEEKEILRREKQYDAEVKKKADADRYAVEQAAEAEKAKRMREADAHKYRIEAEAKAMAEQKRLDGLAIAEAERAKGSAEAEVVRLRGLAEAEAKEKLAEAFQKFGEAAVLDIIVKMLPELAGKIAEPMGNIEKLTVVDTGKGDGAARVSNYVTSLMATAPQMVKDVSGLDLEQLVKSLAGKKEAPAVTTVQPSTVPSQIHDVFTEKTDFPDVGAKEKSE
- a CDS encoding proline dehydrogenase family protein, whose protein sequence is MLTPQVQAAQALKSIARSEHIKSYLQQSEELYPLVLQAAKRFITGESRQDGITVAKEMIRKGYAVSLEYIGENIKGAGECHEAKEEFLQLIEEMGAASINQTVSLDLSHIGLLVDTEITYTHLVELAEKAKSYNITVMVSMEESSKTDDILDIYKRAVRHYSNVGISIQAHLYRSVQDLHELMNYPGKIRIVKGAYQEPCNVAIPRSKELNDRYLQLVEQVMEANHPLSIATHDESLIQQIEQRHCLARSHVEVEMLYGIRPDLLKNAKDNGYTARMYLTYGQEWYLYLCHRLAEYPENLYLALTDMIGPPATDKYGSY
- the pdxR gene encoding MocR-like pyridoxine biosynthesis transcription factor PdxR; protein product: MLWIPINRSVDIPLIRQVYQHIRERILNGELHAGYKLPSTRELASDLDVSRNVILEAYDQLLAEGFIETRRGSGTFVAAGTYLTEHKKMHVPSFVYRCQDENKHSNVISFRSGIPELDLFPRKTWAKLSHSIWNEASPSAFGYDIPEGRPELREVLSRYLLKTRGVYCHPEQLVITSGATQALTLVAKLFLSAGDEVIMEDPITNDIQMIFASQGASLYPVPVDEHGMKTFLLPENKSPKFVFVTPSHQFPLGGTLPIQRRIELINYAREVGSYIVEDDYDSEFRYEGPPVSSLQGLELERVIYIGSFSKILSPALRMGYIILPPQLIESCRRLKWFTDLHTPSLDQLILARFIDEGYLERHIARMKKLYRSRRDVLIRCLKTTFSEQIKIFGESTGLHLVVEFQGCLFSKEVLEKMLYFGIRIYPVEDHAIEKGRHNNRLILGYGHLKPEEIEEGIARLHQAVASRP